The nucleotide sequence GCAAGATTACATAGAATAGAGAGAGGTTCATTCCTTAACGGGATTCTGCACATGCGCCCGGTCAGGTTAGGTTTTGCCCCTCAACGATTGATATAACTGAAAATCCTGGCTGAACTTGCTCACACATATTTGCTCACACATAGGTGTTGCTGAATCGGAAATTGGCCATTGGGCACAAGCGTTTAGTATCCGGATTGAACTGTTTTCCTGGGTAAGAGATTGATAGCCTTGAACGAGGGACGTTATGAAAAGAGCCTTATACATCCTGGCTGAATTCAGTGATCGCGACTTTGACTGGTTCATTACCGCAGGCAAACGCAAAGAGATTCCAGCGGGCACTGTGTTGATTTATGAAGGTCAACCAATTGATGCGCTCTACATTGTTTTAGAAGGGAAACTATCGGTGTCAGTCGAAGCACTGGGAGGGCAGGAAATTGCCACCCTGGCGGAAGGCGAAATCGTCGGTGAGATGTCGTTTATTGATGCCCGCCCACCTTCCGCTACCGTAACGGCCATTGAAGACACGGTACTGTGGGCAATTTCTCGTAATCAGTTACGGGCCAAACTTTTTCAGGACACCGCCTTTGCCGCCCATTTTTACCAGGCGATCGCCGTCTTTCTGTCCGATCGGCTGCGGGGAACAGTCAGCCGTTTAGGCTACAGTCGCTATCGCCAGCTCAATGAAGATACTGACTCAGAATCGAATTTGAATCCTGATGTGACCGGCAGTCTGGATCTGGCAAAGTTGAGGCTGGACTGGCTACTAAAGCGATTAAATGATCTGAATCGCTTAACCAATGCCCAGTGATCTTGAACCAGGGCAACGAATACTGAGGAATGTGGATGAATTAAAATGCCGTACTGAACGGAACCACAAAGACACATTGGCGCAGCCTGCCCGTAGGGCATAGAGCACCAGGAAATTG is from Leptothermofonsia sichuanensis E412 and encodes:
- a CDS encoding cyclic nucleotide-binding domain-containing protein, which produces MKRALYILAEFSDRDFDWFITAGKRKEIPAGTVLIYEGQPIDALYIVLEGKLSVSVEALGGQEIATLAEGEIVGEMSFIDARPPSATVTAIEDTVLWAISRNQLRAKLFQDTAFAAHFYQAIAVFLSDRLRGTVSRLGYSRYRQLNEDTDSESNLNPDVTGSLDLAKLRLDWLLKRLNDLNRLTNAQ